One Aegilops tauschii subsp. strangulata cultivar AL8/78 chromosome 7, Aet v6.0, whole genome shotgun sequence genomic window carries:
- the LOC109755074 gene encoding protein FAR1-RELATED SEQUENCE 5-like, with protein MPFVPFVGVNNHRCTIVFGCAIIADETEGTYVWLLQTFMKANCQVKPKSIITDGDAAMIRAIRTVLSDVFHRLCSWHIEKNMQRHLHYKSLDEFRSLLYYATSQANFEQRWKAFYDKWKTDRTEEWLDRMYRKSRLWAASYLSDGFFLGMRSNQRSESLNSCLHLHLDYGMTIVDLVVHYENCIVRLRENEAYDDCEPFQKEPPSVTEYKALEEHAAKVFTPANFYILQDDLHKMGQLEIFETLVGIGRQTFMVTWKDNHKFRYNVVYEPANDPFLFDKLMKCLDNIIAQKKISEEELIGSRRNRA; from the exons ATGCCGTTCGTCCCCTTTGTCGGAGTTAACAACCACCGTTGCACCATAGTGTTTGGTTGTGCCATCATTGCTGACGAGACGGAAGGGACATACGTGTGGCTGCTGCAGACATTTATGAAGGCAAACTGTCAGGTGAAGCCAAAGTCAATAATCACAGACGGTGACGCTGCAATGATCCGGGCTATTCGGACTGTCCTTTCAGATGTTTTCCATCGTCTTTGCTCCTGGCATATCGAGAAAAATATGCAGAGGCACCTGCATTACAAGTCACTGGATGAGTTCAGATCGCTCCTGTACTATGCCACCTCTCAAGCGAACTTTGAGCAGAGATGGAAAGCTTTCTATGATAAGTGGAAGACGGATAGAACTGAAGAGTGGCTTGACAGGATGTACAGGAAGAGTAGACTTTGGGCAGCTTCATATCTTTCCGATGGTTTTTTCCTTGGTATGCGAAGTAACCAGAGGAGTGAAAGCCTCAATTCCTGCCTTCACCTTCACCTGGACTACGGTATGACAATTGTTGATTTGGTGGTGCATTATGAGAACTGTATAGTTCGCCTGCGTGAGAACGAGGCGTACGATGACTGCGAGCCATTCCAGAAGGAACCACCGTCGGTTACTGAATATAAGGCCCTTGAGGAGCATGCCGCCAAAGTATTCACACCTGCTAATTTCTACATCCTGCAAGATGATTTGCATAAGATGGGTCAGCTGGAGATATTTGAGACGCTCGTGGGAATTGGGCGTCAGACATTCATGGTGACATGGAAGGATAACCACAAGTTCAGGTACAATGTTGTTTATGAACCAG CAAATGATCCCTTCTTGTTCGACAAGTTGATGAAGTGTCTGGACAACATAATAGCGCAGAAAAAGATTTCAGAGGAGGAACTTATAGGAAGTAGAAG GAATCGGGCGTAG